A genomic window from Hypomesus transpacificus isolate Combined female chromosome 15, fHypTra1, whole genome shotgun sequence includes:
- the LOC124478368 gene encoding serine-protein kinase ATM-like, translating to MSLALHELLLCCRGLENNKATERKREVETFKRLIRSSDTVEELDRTSGTRAAQGSRQLTWDAVFRFLQKYLQKETELLKGAKANVSATTLTIRQRKMREISSLVKYFIRSANKSK from the exons ATGAGCCTGGCTCTACAcgaactgctgctgtgttgcagGGGGTTGGAAAATAACAAGGCTACAGAGAGAAAA AGGGAAGTTGAGACTTTCAAGAGGCTCATTCGGTCCAGTGAcactgtggaggagctggaccggACCTCCGGTACCAGAGCAGCTCAAGGCTCCAGGCAGCTCACCTGGGATGCTGTCTTCAG GTTTCTCCAGAAGTACCTTCAGAAGGAGACCGAGCTCCTCAAGGGTGCCAAGGCCAACGTGTCGGCCACCACGCTGACCATCCGGCAGAGGAAGATGCGGGAGATCAGCAGCCTCGTCAAATACTTCATCCGCTCAGCCAACAAAAGTAAATGA
- the serpine2 gene encoding glia-derived nexin, translating to MGRLSIVCLCVLLALCGHPGALSLAPSYGERGSDLGLQVFQQVVRSRPQENVVISPHGVASVLGMLMPGAHAETRRQLLTALRYKKNGPYKMLKKLHKTLTSKSNQDIVTIANAMFTQEGFPMMGDFVNTNQENFQCEAKSMDFSNTERAANIINDWVNNRTKGLIPSLLKPDMLDGALTRLVAVNSIYFKGLWKSRFLPENTKMRTFNGGNGNTYKVPMMSQLSVFNIGLASTPQGLKYMVIELPYHGNSLSMLIVLPSEDVLLADVVPHISTATVQSWTKLLHLGKIRLMLPKFTADAEVDLGAPLSALGITDIFDEGKADFRHLSSEAVYVSKALQKAKIEVNEDGTKAAAATAAILLARSSPPWVVVDRPFLFLTRHNPTGTILFMGQINQP from the exons ATGGGACGCCTCTCcattgtgtgtctatgtgtgctgTTGGCCCTGTGTGGCCACCCGGGGGCGCTCTCCCTGGCCCCCTCTTATGGCGAGCGGGGCTCAGACCTGGGTCTCCAGGTGTTCCAGCAGGTGGTACGTTCTAGACCCCAGGAGAATGTGGTGATCTCTCCCCACGGTGTGGCCTCCGTCCTAGGCATGCTAATGCCGGGAGCACATGCAGAGACTAGGAGACAGCTTCTCACTGCACTCCGCTACAAGAAGAACG gCCCTTACAAAATGTTGAAGAAACTCCACAAGACTCTGACATCCAAGTCCAACCAGGACATTGTGACCATCGCTAACGCCATGTTCACCCAGGAAGGTTTCCCCATGATGGGGGACTTTGTAAACACCAACCAGGAAAACTTCCAGTGTGAGGCTAAGAGCATGGATTTCAGCAACACAGAGAGGGCCGCCAATATCATCAATGACTGGGTCAATAACCGTACCAAAG GCCTAATCCCAAGCCTGTTGAAGCCAGACATGTTGGACGGAGCCCTAACGCGTCTGGTAGCGGTCAACTCCATTTACTTCAAGGGCCTGTGGAAGTCTCGCTTCCTGCCTGAGAACACCAAGATGAGGACCTTCAATGGAGGCAACGGGAACACTTACAAGGTCCCCATGATGTCCCAGTTGTCTGTCTTCAATATAG GTCTAGCCAGCACCCCCCAGGGCCTGAAGTACATGGTTATTGAGCTACCGTATCACGGCAACAGCTTGAGCATGCTGATAGTCTTGCCCTCCGAGGATGTGCTCCTTGCAGATGTGGTTCCACACATCAGCACAGCCACTGTACAGAGCTGGACCAAACTGCTGCACCTGGGGAAGATCCGCCTCATGCTTCCTAA GTTTACTGCAGACGCAGAGGTGGACCTTGGAGCTCCCCTTTCGGCACTGGGGATAACAGACATCTTTGATGAGGGCAAAGCAGACTTCAGACACCTGA GTTCCGAAGCCGTGTATGTATCAAAGGCTCTCCAGAAAGCCAAAATCGAGGTCAATGAGGATGGAACAAAAGCAGCCGCTGCCACTG CGGCCATATTGCTCGCCAGGTCCTCTCCACCTTGGGTTGTCGTGGACAGAccttttctcttcctcaccAGACACAACCCAACAG GTACTATTCTGTTCATGGGTCAGATCAACCAGCCTTGA
- the prss16 gene encoding thymus-specific serine protease: MAFLHSRHRLSYPVLIVAFFACGTCVARLKGFRKFTNVLDYKTDVGVSDEQWFVQKLNHFNGADSREWKQRYFVNDNFYKAGGPVFLMIGGEGPANAAWMQTGSWLTYAKKFGALCLMLEHRFYGKSHPTADLSTENLRFLSSRQALADLAHFRTVMAAGRGLDNRKWVAFGGSYPGSLAAWFRLKYPHLVHAAVATSAPVHATVNFPEYLEVVRRSLASESPQCPLLVKRASDTLMDLLKDPLNFPNITKDFNLCSKLQIQSDMDSAYLLETLAGNFMDVVQYNEDNREFEGAVGTNITIKVLCGVMADASLGEPYARYASVARLLMDTFSVKCLDASYANNLRDMSNTSWSGPAAGGGRQWVYQTCTEFGFYQSTDSPDQPFGGFPLPYHVKQCSDYYSVSAQTLRDAVAQTNEYYGGYGIHSSRIVFPNGSIDPWHALGITRDISDDLPAIFIKGTAHCANMYPARNQDPPQLTLARDHVLMLLQRWLSEGQLH; encoded by the exons ATGGCTTTTCTACATTCTAGGCACCGTCTATCTTATCCAGTACTTATTGTCGCAttttttgcatgtggaacttgTGTGGCTAGATTGAAAGGATTTCGCAAATTTACCAATGTGCTAGATTACAAAACAGATGTCGGGGTATCCGATGAACAGTGGTTTGTTCAAAAACTAAATCACTTCAACGGTGCAGACAGTCGAGAATGGAAACAA AGGTACTTTGTGAACGACAACTTCTACAAAGCCGGTGGTCCGGTGTTTCTGATGATTGGAGGAGAGGGTCCTGCCAACGCTGCATGGATGCAGACAGGGTCCTGGCTGACATACGCCAAGAAGTTTGGTGCTTTGTGCCTGATGCTGGAGCACCGCTTCTACGGCAAGAGTCACCCCACAGC AGACCTGAGCACTGAGAACCTGCGCTTCCTCAGTAGCCGCCAGGCCCTGGCCGACCTCGCTCACTTCCGCACCGTCATGGCCGCCGGGCGGGGGCTGGACAACAGGAAGTGGGTGGCGTTCGGGGGCTCGTACCCGGGATCGCTGGCTGCCTGGTTCAGACTGAAGTACCCTCACCTGGTTCATGCTGCTGTTGCTACCAGTGCACCTGTCCACGCCACGGTCAACTTCCCAG aGTATCTGGAGGTGGTAAGGCGCTCACTAGCCTCGGAAAGTCCacagtgccccctgctggtgaagAGGGCATCTGACACGCTGATGGATCTTCTCAAAGACCCCCTCAACTTCCCCAACATCACCAAAGACTTCAA tcTGTGTTCCAAGCTGCAGATCCAGTCGGACATGGACTCAGCCTACCTGCTGGAGACACTCGCAGGGAATTTCATGGACGTGGTCCAGTACAACGAGGACAACCGAGAATTTgag GGTGCGGTGGGCACCAACATCACCATCAAGGTGCTGTGTGGCGTGATGGCGGACGCCTCGCTGGGCGAACCCTACGCCAGGTACGCCTCCGTGGCCCGGCTCCTCATGGACACCTTCTCCGTGAAGTGCCTCGACGCCAGCTACGCCAACAACCTGAGGGACATGAGCAACACCTCCTGGAGCGGACCAGCGGCCGGcggag ggagacagtggGTGTATCAGACCTGTACTGAGTTTGGGTTCTACCAGAGCACAGATTCCCCCGACCAGCCATTCGGTGGTTTTCCACTCCC GTACCATGTGAAACAGTGTAGCGACTACTACAGCGTGAGTGCCCAGACTCTCAGAGACGCCGTGGCGCAGACCAACGAGTACTACGGAGGCTACGGCATCCACTCCTCCAGGATCGTCTTCCCCAACGGCTCCATCGACCCCTGGCACGCTCTGGGGATCACCCGCGACATCTCCGATGACCTGCCCGCCATCTTTATCAAGG GGACGGCCCACTGCGCCAACATGTACCCCGCCAGGAATCAGGACCCTCCTCAACTGACCCTGGCCCGGGACCATGTCCTCATGCTTCTTCAACGTTGGCTTAGTGAAGGGCAATTACACTGA
- the wdfy1 gene encoding WD repeat and FYVE domain-containing protein 1 codes for MAAEIHSRPQTSRPVLLNKIEGHSDAVNAAVLIPKEDGVITVSEDRTIRVWLKRDSGQYWPSIYHTVSSPCSCMSYHHDSRRIFVGQDNGAIVEFLISEDFNKMNLVKTYPAHQNRVSALVFSLESEWVVSTGHDKSVSWMCTQSGTMLGRHYFGSWASCLQYDNATQHAFVGDYSGQITLLKLDRQSYSTITTLKGHEGCIGALWWDPVQSLLFSGASDHSVIMWDIGGRKGRTLLLLGHHERVQAVRYLQVTRQLLSCSADGGITVWNMDTHRDEAPQWLESDSCQKCEQPFFWNIKQMWDSKTMGLRQHHCRKCGKAVCGKCSSKRSTYPVMGFEFQVRVCDACFDTIKEEDRTALATFHEGKHNISHMDMDPSRGLMVTCGSDRIVKIWDMTQVVGCSLATGFTPR; via the exons ATGGCAGCGGAGATCCATTCAAGGCCCCAAACATCAAGACCAGTTCTTCTTAACAAAATCGAGGGACACTCAGATGCTGTCAATGCTGCTGTTTTGATTCCAAAAGAGGACGGAGTCATTACGGTTAGCGAGGACAG AACAATCCGGGTATGGCTCAAGAGAGACAGTGGCCAGTATTGGCCCAGCATTTATCACACCGTCTCCT CGCCATGCTCCTGCATGTCCTACCACCATGACAGCAGACGCATCTTTGTAGGCCAGGACAATGGTGCTATTGTG GAATTTCTCATCTCGGAAGACTTCAACAAGATGAACCTTGTCAAGACATATCCAG CCCACCAGAATCGCGTGTCAGCCTTGGTGTTTTCTCTGGAGAGTGAGTGGGTGGTGAGCACCGGACACGACAAGAGCGTCAGCTGGATGTGCACCCAGAGTGGCACCATGCTGGGACGACACTACTTCGGCTCCTGGGCCTCCTGCCTGCA GTATGACAACGCCACGCAGCATGCCTTCGTGGGGGATTACTCCGGGCAGATCACCCTTCTGAAACTGGACAGGCAGTCCTACTCTACCATCACCACACTGAAAGGCCATGAAG gttGTATAGGAGCTCTGTGGTGGGATCCTGTTCAGAGTTTGCTGTTTTCTGGGGCGTCAGACCACAGCGTCATCATGTGGGACATCGGCGGGCGCAAGGGGCGCACACTACTTCTGCTAGGACACCA CGAGCGCGTGCAGGCGGTGCGTTACCTGCAGGTCACCCGGCAGCTGCTGTCCTGCTCGGCCGACGGAGGCATCACCGTGTGGAACATGGACACGCACAGAGACGag GCTCCTCAGTGGCTGGAGAGTGACTCGTGTCAGAAGTGCGAGCAGCCTTTCTTCTGGAACATCAAACAGATGTGGGATAGTAAGACCATGGGGCTTCGGCAG CACCACTGCAGGAAATGCGGCAAGGCGGTGTGCGGGAAGTGTAGCAGCAAGCGCTCCACCTACCCCGTCATGGGCTTTGAGTTCCAGGTGCGGGTGTGTGACGCCTGCTTCGACACCATCAAGGAGGAAGA TCGGACAGCCCTGGCCACGTTCCACGAGGGGAAGCACAACATCTCCCACATGGACATGGACCCTTCCCGAGGCCTGATGGTGACCTGTGGCAGCGACCGCATCGTCAAG ATCTGGGATATGACACAGGTGGTTGGCTGCAGCTTAGCAACGGGTTTCACTCCTCGCTGA